In the genome of Populus trichocarpa isolate Nisqually-1 chromosome 6, P.trichocarpa_v4.1, whole genome shotgun sequence, one region contains:
- the LOC7489176 gene encoding UDP-galactose/UDP-glucose transporter 7 isoform X2: MENRSEAEASPYKSLVAAVSYGIASMAMVFINKAILMQYGHSMTLLTLQQLATALLIHFGRRTGYTRARGVDMQTAKRLLPVSLFYNANVAFALASLRGVNIPMYIAIKRLTPLAVLIAGIFSGKGKPTTQVTLSVLLIAAGVIIAALGDFSFDLWGYGMALTSVFFQTMYLVLVERSGAEDGLSSVEIMFYNSFLSLPFLIFLIIITGEFPNSLALLFAKSNSLSFLVILVISLIMGIVLNFTMFLCTIVNSALTTTIVGVLKGVGSTTLGFVLLGGVEVHALNVTGLVINTAGGLWYSYAKYQQKTSKPPKRISDVEARSK, from the exons ATGGAAAATCGCAGTGAAGCAGAAGCAAGTCCTTATAAGAG TTTGGTTGCGGCCGTGTCATATGGAATTGCTTCAATGGCTATGGTTTTTATCAATAAGGCCATTTTGATGCAATATGGTCACTCAATGACCCTTCTCACTTTGCAg CAATTGGCGACGGCATTGCTTATACATTTTGGTAGACGAACAGGGTATACGAGAGCGAGGGGAGTCGATATGCAAACAGCTAAAAGACTTCTCCCAGTTTCGTTGTTCTACAATGCTAATGTAGCTTTTGCTTTGGCTAGCTTGAGAGGAGTTAATATTCCTATGTATATTGCAATAAAGAGACTCACACCGCTTGCAGTACTTATAGCTGGAATTTTCTCAGGAAAGGGAAAGCCTACAACACAG GTTACTCTTTCCGTGCTATTGATTGCTGCTGGAGTTATTATAGCAGCACTtggagatttttcttttgaccTTTGGGGATACGGCATGGCCCTTACTTCTGTTTTCTTTCAG ACGATGTACCTTGTTTTAGTTGAAAGATCTGGTGCTGAGGATGGCCTCTCTTCAGTTGAGATAATGTTCTACAACAGCTTTTTGTCTCTTCCATTCTTGATATTTCTCATCATAATTACAGGGGAATTTCCAAACTCTTTAGCATTATTGTTTGCAAAG AGTAATTCCTTATCATTTTTGGTGATCCttgttatttcattaataatggGCATAGTTCTCAACTTCACAATGTTCTTATGTACCATAGTCAACTCAGCTCTAACAACAACCATTGTGGGAGTCCTCAAAGGTGTTGGGTCCACG ACCCTTGGTTTTGTCCTCCTGGGTGGTGTGGAAGTGCATGCTTTGAACGTGACTGGATTGGTTATCAACACAGCGGGTGGTTTGTGGTACTCATATGCCAAATACCAGCAAAAGACGAGTAAACCTCCAAAGAGAATATCAGATGTAGAGGCTCGTAGCAAATAA
- the LOC7459906 gene encoding ubiquitin carboxyl-terminal hydrolase 18 — MHVGGITVDLNWLLQFIFTVFVIGLGLLHLVKNTASKYFEVGANFEAAESSHTAIDPNIINQAVEAEEDSSICGNCGGFGTKKCSRCKSVRYCSQRCQEADWKAGHKLKCKDFKLNSSQTVRSNFGFKPSGGGSRSFSNAALVPANGVSNSKPIKKPGKVLFPYDEFIKLYNSDKPEFSPCGLLNCGNSCFANVVLQCLTYTRPLVAYLLKKGHQTECRHNDWCFLCEFQSHVERASQSTLPFSPINIISRLPNIGGNLGYGRQEDAHEFMRLAIDTMQSVCLDEFGGEKAVEPASQETTIIQHIFGGRLQSQVICTKCNKISNQFENMMDLTVEIHGDAASLEECLDQFTDKEWLHGENMYKCDRCNDYVKAWKRLTIQRAPNVLTIALKRFQSGRFGKLNKRVTFPEMLDLSPYMSEGGDGTDVYKLYAVVVHVDMLNASFFGHYICYTKDFHGNWHRIDDCKVSSVELDEVLSQGAYMLVYSRVSVRPSCLRTIEPSKEQQSIVKVELDSCTENPVEHLSPIESMDATNSGFPAPENVNSEVGSEHPESGTGNEDHDDMIGVDYCSSLSIPVEVSGLKKDSAAALDSEAVVIEHSLDYTDTVMSESDSAVAKDIQVNGSIYSFSSEEIST; from the exons ATGCATGTCGGTGGAATAACAGTGGATCTGAATTGGTTACTACAATTTATATTCACTGTTTTTGTAATTGGTTTGGGGTTGTTACACCTCGTTAAGAATACGGCGTCCAAGTATTTCGAAGTCGGCGCTAATTTCGAAGCAGCTGAGAGTAGCCACACTGCTATTGATCCAAATATTATTAATCAAGCCGTGGAAGCTGAAGAGGACTCTAGTATCTGTGGAAATTGTGGCGGTTTCGGGACTAAAAAGTGTTCTCGTTGCAAATCCGTGAGATATTG CTCACAGAGATGCCAAGAAGCAGACTGGAAGGCTGGCCATAAGTTAAAATGCAaggatttcaaattaaattcttcACAAACAGTAAGATCAAACTTTGGTTTTAAACCTTCAGGTGGTGGGAGTAGAAGCTTTTCTAACGCTGCACTTGTTCCTGCCAATGGGGTTTCTAACTCCAAGCCTATAAAGAAGCCAGGAAAG GTTCTTTTCCCGTATGATGAGTTCATTAAACTTTACAACTCAGACAAGCCCGAATTCTCTCCCTGTGGGCTCTTAAATTGTGGAAACAG TTGCTTTGCCAACGTGGTTTTACAATGCCTCACATACACAAGGCCACTTGTTGCATATTTGTTGAAGAAAGGTCATCAAACAGAAT GTAGACATAATGATTGGTGTTTTCTTTGTGAATTCCAATCCCATGTTGAAAGAGCAAGCCAAAGCACGCTTCCCTTTTCaccaataaatattatttctcgGTTACCTAATATTGGTGGTAATCTTGGCTATGGAAGACAGGAGGATGCTCATGAGTTCATGAG GCTTGCTATTGATACTATGCAATCAGTATGCCTTGATGAATTTGGTGGAGAAAAGGCTGTTGAACCTGCCTCTCAAGAGACTACAATAATTCAACACATATTTGGGGGTCGCCTCCAATCTCAG GTGATATGCACAAAATGCAATAAGATTTCAAATCAGTTTGAGAACATGATGGATTTAACTGTTGAGATTCATGGTGATGCTGCATCCTTGGAGGAATGCCTCGATCAATTCACAGACAAAGAGTGGCTTCATGGAGAAAATATGTACAAATGTGACAG GTGCAATGACTATGTCAAGGCATGGAAGCGTCTTACCATTCAACGAGCTCCAAATGTTCTTACAATCGCTTTAAAGAGATTCCAG AGTGGGAGGTTTGGTAAACTTAACAAAAGGGTAACTTTTCCTGAGATGTTAGATCTGAGCCCCTACATGAGTGAAGGAGGAGATGGCACTGATGTGTACAAGCTTTATGCAGTTGTTGTCCATGTGGATATGCTAAATGCATCATTTTTTGGTCATTACATCTGCTACACCAAGGATTTCCATGGAAACTGGCACAGAATTGATGACTGCAAG GTTTCTAGTGTTGAATTAGACGAGGTACTTTCTCAGGGCGCATATATGCTTGTGTACAGCAG GGTTTCTGTTCGACCATCATGTCTCAGAACCATTGAGCCTTCAAAGGAGCAGCAATCAATCGTGAAAGTAGAACTAGATTCTTGCACAGAGAACCCAGTTGAACACCTTTCACCAATAGAGTCGATGGATGCCACAAATTCTGGGTTCCCAGCACCTGAAAATGTAAATTCTGAAGTTGGAAGTGAACATCCCGAGTCAGGGACTGGTAATGAAGATCATGACGATATGATTGGAGTTGATTACTGCTCAAGTTTATCCATTCCAGTGGAGGTTTCTGGCCTCAAGAAGGATTCCGCTGCTGCACTTGATTCAGAAGCTGTTGTGATAGAGCACTCCTTGGACTATACAGATACAGTCATGTCTGAATCAGATTCTGCCGTTGCGAAGGATATCCAAGTAAATGGCAGTATTTATTCATTCTCGAGTGAAGAGATTTCAACATAA
- the LOC7489176 gene encoding UDP-galactose/UDP-glucose transporter 7 isoform X1 — MAISLVVLPAVCLYPCSMENRSEAEASPYKSLVAAVSYGIASMAMVFINKAILMQYGHSMTLLTLQQLATALLIHFGRRTGYTRARGVDMQTAKRLLPVSLFYNANVAFALASLRGVNIPMYIAIKRLTPLAVLIAGIFSGKGKPTTQVTLSVLLIAAGVIIAALGDFSFDLWGYGMALTSVFFQTMYLVLVERSGAEDGLSSVEIMFYNSFLSLPFLIFLIIITGEFPNSLALLFAKSNSLSFLVILVISLIMGIVLNFTMFLCTIVNSALTTTIVGVLKGVGSTTLGFVLLGGVEVHALNVTGLVINTAGGLWYSYAKYQQKTSKPPKRISDVEARSK; from the exons ATGGCGATTTCTCTCGTGGTGTTGCCAGCTGTTTGTCTTTACCCTTgct CAATGGAAAATCGCAGTGAAGCAGAAGCAAGTCCTTATAAGAG TTTGGTTGCGGCCGTGTCATATGGAATTGCTTCAATGGCTATGGTTTTTATCAATAAGGCCATTTTGATGCAATATGGTCACTCAATGACCCTTCTCACTTTGCAg CAATTGGCGACGGCATTGCTTATACATTTTGGTAGACGAACAGGGTATACGAGAGCGAGGGGAGTCGATATGCAAACAGCTAAAAGACTTCTCCCAGTTTCGTTGTTCTACAATGCTAATGTAGCTTTTGCTTTGGCTAGCTTGAGAGGAGTTAATATTCCTATGTATATTGCAATAAAGAGACTCACACCGCTTGCAGTACTTATAGCTGGAATTTTCTCAGGAAAGGGAAAGCCTACAACACAG GTTACTCTTTCCGTGCTATTGATTGCTGCTGGAGTTATTATAGCAGCACTtggagatttttcttttgaccTTTGGGGATACGGCATGGCCCTTACTTCTGTTTTCTTTCAG ACGATGTACCTTGTTTTAGTTGAAAGATCTGGTGCTGAGGATGGCCTCTCTTCAGTTGAGATAATGTTCTACAACAGCTTTTTGTCTCTTCCATTCTTGATATTTCTCATCATAATTACAGGGGAATTTCCAAACTCTTTAGCATTATTGTTTGCAAAG AGTAATTCCTTATCATTTTTGGTGATCCttgttatttcattaataatggGCATAGTTCTCAACTTCACAATGTTCTTATGTACCATAGTCAACTCAGCTCTAACAACAACCATTGTGGGAGTCCTCAAAGGTGTTGGGTCCACG ACCCTTGGTTTTGTCCTCCTGGGTGGTGTGGAAGTGCATGCTTTGAACGTGACTGGATTGGTTATCAACACAGCGGGTGGTTTGTGGTACTCATATGCCAAATACCAGCAAAAGACGAGTAAACCTCCAAAGAGAATATCAGATGTAGAGGCTCGTAGCAAATAA